A stretch of the Massilia varians genome encodes the following:
- a CDS encoding transporter substrate-binding domain-containing protein translates to MGKHSTTVARRAVLGLALAASLAALAPARAADLLADAKARGTLRIAMEGTYPPFNFKDPKTGQLSGYDVDVARLVAAKLGLKPEFVTTEWAAILAGLAAGKYDVIVSQVGITPRREQAFDFSRPYTYSFPQLIVRKNDRASYTSLNDLKGKKVGVGQGSVFEQQAKAVPGIEVKSYPAAPENLQDLAFGRIDAALNDSLMVAYLLKHSQLPIKAGARVGAPERMGIPFRKGNPQFKAALDKVLVDAAADGSLKALSLKWFGTDASRPAQ, encoded by the coding sequence ATGGGCAAGCATTCGACCACCGTGGCACGCCGTGCCGTACTTGGCCTGGCGCTCGCCGCCTCCCTGGCGGCCCTGGCGCCGGCACGGGCGGCCGACCTGCTCGCGGACGCGAAGGCGCGCGGCACCCTGCGCATCGCGATGGAAGGCACCTATCCGCCCTTCAACTTCAAGGACCCGAAGACCGGCCAGTTGTCCGGCTACGACGTCGACGTCGCGCGCCTGGTGGCGGCCAAGCTGGGCCTCAAGCCCGAATTCGTCACCACCGAATGGGCCGCGATCCTCGCCGGCCTGGCCGCCGGCAAGTACGACGTGATCGTCAGCCAGGTCGGCATCACGCCCAGGCGCGAGCAGGCCTTCGATTTCTCGCGCCCGTACACGTATTCCTTCCCGCAGCTCATCGTGCGCAAGAACGACCGCGCCAGCTACACCAGCCTGAACGACCTGAAGGGCAAGAAGGTCGGCGTGGGGCAGGGCAGCGTGTTCGAGCAGCAGGCCAAGGCGGTGCCGGGCATCGAGGTCAAGAGCTACCCGGCGGCGCCCGAGAACCTGCAGGACCTGGCCTTCGGCCGCATCGATGCGGCGCTCAACGACAGCCTGATGGTCGCCTATCTGCTGAAGCATTCGCAGCTGCCGATCAAGGCCGGCGCCCGCGTCGGCGCACCCGAGCGCATGGGCATCCCTTTCCGCAAGGGCAATCCGCAATTCAAGGCGGCGCTCGACAAGGTCCTGGTGGACGCGGCCGCGGACGGAAGCCTGAAGGCGTTGTCGCTCAAGTGGTTCGGCACCGACGCCAGCCGCCCGGCCCAATAA
- a CDS encoding lysophospholipid acyltransferase family protein — protein MRARLDHAWRVFATGLSFALFGIGGLLLRVIVFPLLALCIRAPEARRRAARATIRASFRAFVGVMRGLGVLRYEVRGLDKLERRGQLILANHPTLIDTVFLIAFVPNADCIVKGALWNNPFTRGPVRAAGYICNDRGPALIDDCIASLRSGGNLIIFPEGTRTPRDGTPELKRGAANVAVRGARPITPVLIRCEPPTLGKGDKWWHVPPRQAHFRIEVGDDIGVDSYRSGAMSEVVAARRLTEYLQQLFMKEGQHHA, from the coding sequence ATGAGGGCTAGGCTGGACCATGCCTGGCGCGTGTTCGCCACCGGCCTGAGTTTCGCGCTGTTCGGCATCGGCGGCCTGCTCCTGCGCGTGATCGTCTTCCCGCTGCTGGCCCTGTGCATCCGCGCCCCCGAAGCGCGCCGGCGCGCCGCGCGCGCCACGATCCGCGCCAGCTTCCGGGCCTTCGTGGGCGTCATGCGCGGACTCGGCGTGCTGCGCTACGAGGTACGCGGGCTGGACAAGCTCGAACGCCGGGGCCAGCTGATCCTGGCCAACCACCCGACCCTGATCGATACCGTATTCCTGATCGCCTTCGTGCCGAACGCCGACTGCATCGTCAAGGGTGCGCTGTGGAACAACCCCTTTACGCGCGGGCCGGTACGCGCGGCAGGCTACATCTGCAACGACCGCGGCCCCGCACTGATCGACGACTGCATCGCCTCGCTGCGCTCCGGCGGCAACCTGATCATCTTCCCGGAAGGCACGCGCACCCCGCGCGACGGCACGCCCGAACTCAAGCGCGGCGCCGCGAACGTCGCGGTGCGCGGCGCCCGTCCGATCACGCCGGTCCTGATCCGCTGCGAGCCGCCGACGCTGGGCAAGGGCGACAAGTGGTGGCACGTCCCGCCGCGCCAGGCGCATTTCCGGATCGAGGTCGGGGACGACATCGGCGTGGACAGTTACCGCAGCGGCGCCATGAGCGAGGTCGTGGCGGCGCGCCGCCTCACAGAATACCTGCAACAGCTCTTTATGAAAGAAGGCCAGCACCATGCTTGA
- a CDS encoding acyl-CoA thioesterase, protein MSKKQFVHSMRIPIRWGDMDAMGHVNNTVYFRYIESARIAWLEQAGALPDPAASTEGPVIVNAHCSFLKQLTYPGEIEVSTYVGPPGRSSIEVTHQIRLVGADGQAGALHAEGGAKVVWIDFKAEKSRPLPDRLRALLPPAD, encoded by the coding sequence ATGAGCAAGAAGCAGTTCGTGCATTCCATGAGGATCCCCATCCGCTGGGGCGACATGGATGCGATGGGTCACGTCAACAACACCGTCTATTTCCGCTACATCGAGTCGGCCCGCATCGCCTGGCTGGAGCAGGCCGGGGCGCTGCCCGACCCGGCCGCATCGACCGAAGGCCCGGTCATCGTCAACGCCCACTGCAGCTTCCTGAAGCAGTTGACCTATCCCGGCGAGATCGAAGTCAGCACCTATGTCGGGCCGCCGGGCCGCTCGAGCATCGAGGTCACGCACCAGATCCGCCTGGTGGGCGCGGACGGGCAGGCCGGGGCGCTGCATGCCGAAGGCGGCGCCAAGGTGGTGTGGATCGATTTCAAGGCCGAGAAATCGCGGCCGCTGCCGGATCGCCTGCGGGCGCTGCTGCCGCCGGCTGACTGA
- a CDS encoding alpha/beta hydrolase codes for MRTTTARLRAAALACALALPLAAQAADAGVKSAALLDHGWWIDADITYLTASGQGLKLDVYLPTKKSDKPLPVVMYFHGGGWVAGRREGAALSAMPYMEMGFAFVNVSYRLAKVAPAPAAVEDTLCALQWVGRNAKKYNFDLSKVVTTGDSAGGHLALATAMIPADSPLTRQCAANEPSWSGPYRNAAPKVAAVVNWYGITDVADMLQGPNVRSYAVAWFGSMPDPERQALARAVSPLSHVHAGGPAVFTIHGDADPLVPYAHGVRLKEALDKAGVRNVLHTIKGGGHGGFTAEQHVGAYGAAHAFLRELGIAPALP; via the coding sequence ATGCGGACCACGACCGCGCGGCTGCGCGCCGCCGCCCTGGCCTGCGCGCTGGCCCTCCCCCTGGCCGCGCAAGCGGCCGACGCAGGCGTGAAGAGCGCCGCCCTGCTCGACCATGGCTGGTGGATCGACGCCGACATTACCTACCTGACGGCGAGCGGCCAGGGCCTCAAGCTCGACGTCTACCTGCCGACCAAGAAGAGCGACAAGCCGCTGCCCGTGGTGATGTACTTCCACGGCGGCGGCTGGGTGGCCGGCCGGCGCGAGGGCGCGGCGCTGTCCGCCATGCCCTACATGGAGATGGGCTTCGCCTTCGTGAACGTCAGCTACCGGCTGGCGAAGGTGGCGCCGGCCCCGGCCGCGGTGGAGGATACGCTGTGCGCGCTGCAGTGGGTCGGGCGCAATGCGAAGAAGTACAACTTCGACCTGTCGAAGGTGGTGACCACGGGCGACTCGGCGGGCGGCCACCTGGCCCTTGCCACGGCCATGATCCCGGCCGATTCGCCGCTCACGCGCCAGTGCGCGGCCAACGAGCCTAGCTGGAGCGGACCGTATCGGAACGCGGCGCCCAAGGTGGCGGCGGTCGTCAACTGGTACGGCATCACCGACGTCGCCGACATGCTGCAAGGCCCGAATGTGCGTTCGTACGCGGTGGCCTGGTTCGGCAGCATGCCGGATCCCGAACGCCAGGCGCTGGCGCGTGCGGTGTCGCCGCTGAGCCATGTGCACGCGGGCGGACCGGCCGTGTTCACCATCCATGGCGACGCCGATCCGCTGGTGCCCTACGCACACGGCGTGCGGCTGAAGGAGGCGCTCGACAAGGCAGGCGTGCGCAACGTCCTGCACACGATCAAGGGCGGCGGCCACGGCGGTTTCACGGCCGAGCAGCACGTCGGGGCGTATGGGGCGGCGCATGCCTTCCTGCGCGAACTCGGGATCGCGCCGGCGCTGCCTTGA
- a CDS encoding amino acid ABC transporter permease, protein MDLIALLREAAPTLLTGAGYTLLFAVASMIGGLAIGLPVALMRIAPWAAVRLPASLYVSLMRGTPLLVQIFVIYYGLPSIGIEFAPVTAGVLALSLNAGAYLSESLRGAIRAVSVGQWRASFSLGLGYWQTLHHIVMPQALRIAVPSMSNTLISLIKDTSLVSVITVTELMLATKEVIAVSFQPLPLYLAAACIYWALSLSFEAIQRRAERRLNRAHAAR, encoded by the coding sequence GTGGACCTGATCGCGCTGCTGCGCGAAGCGGCGCCGACCCTGTTGACGGGCGCCGGCTATACCCTGCTGTTCGCGGTGGCCTCGATGATCGGCGGCCTGGCGATCGGCCTGCCGGTGGCGCTGATGCGCATCGCTCCCTGGGCCGCCGTGCGCCTGCCGGCCAGCCTGTACGTAAGCCTGATGCGCGGTACGCCGCTCCTGGTGCAGATCTTCGTCATCTACTATGGATTGCCGAGCATCGGCATCGAGTTCGCGCCGGTGACGGCAGGCGTGCTGGCGCTGTCGCTGAACGCGGGCGCCTACCTGTCCGAGAGCCTGCGCGGGGCGATCCGCGCCGTGAGCGTTGGGCAGTGGCGCGCCAGTTTCAGCCTCGGGCTGGGCTACTGGCAGACCCTGCACCACATCGTCATGCCGCAGGCGCTGCGCATCGCGGTGCCCTCGATGAGCAACACGCTCATCAGCTTGATCAAGGATACCTCGCTGGTATCGGTAATCACGGTGACCGAGCTGATGCTGGCGACCAAGGAAGTGATCGCGGTGAGTTTCCAGCCGCTGCCGCTGTACCTCGCGGCAGCCTGCATCTACTGGGCCTTGAGCCTGTCCTTCGAAGCGATCCAGCGCCGCGCCGAGCGGCGCCTGAACCGCGCGCACGCCGCGCGCTGA
- a CDS encoding class I SAM-dependent methyltransferase — protein sequence MLNKKFSPERQSAFDARFDAQKIAFAPVVFQCVRFAWKRGMLQAIADAGDTGLSVDQLAASGRWTPYVLKVVLETCLSAGVVYLEQGRYVLDKTGFVVLTDPITQVNIDFNHDVCYQALFELEHTLDAEKPLGLKVFGDWPTLYQGLSQLPEPARTSWLAFDHYYSDTSFPEIMPDVFATSPRRLMDIGANTGKFSLAALAANERVALHLVDLPGQLAVAEDKLRQAGLRDRASLHPTDLLDEAATLPGDMDLVWMSQFLSCFSEAAIASIFARVAGALGPRGQVLVLDTFWDRQRYDIAAYCLINTSPYFNVMASGNSKVYESADYIRLAEAAGLKLVTARDGIGYCHSLLRFERAH from the coding sequence ATGCTGAACAAAAAATTCTCGCCCGAGCGCCAGAGCGCATTCGACGCCCGCTTCGACGCCCAGAAGATCGCCTTTGCCCCGGTTGTGTTCCAGTGCGTGCGCTTCGCCTGGAAGCGCGGCATGCTGCAGGCGATAGCGGACGCCGGCGACACCGGCCTGTCGGTGGATCAGCTCGCTGCCAGCGGGCGCTGGACGCCCTACGTCTTGAAGGTGGTGCTCGAGACCTGCCTGTCGGCCGGCGTGGTGTACCTGGAACAGGGCCGCTACGTGCTGGACAAGACCGGCTTTGTGGTCCTGACCGACCCGATCACCCAGGTGAACATCGATTTCAACCACGACGTCTGCTACCAGGCGCTGTTCGAGCTGGAACACACGCTGGACGCCGAGAAGCCGCTGGGCCTGAAGGTGTTCGGCGACTGGCCGACCCTGTACCAGGGCCTGTCCCAGCTGCCGGAGCCGGCGCGCACCAGCTGGCTCGCCTTCGACCATTACTACTCCGACACCTCCTTCCCGGAGATCATGCCGGACGTGTTCGCCACGAGTCCGCGCCGCCTGATGGACATCGGCGCCAACACCGGCAAGTTCAGCCTGGCCGCGCTGGCGGCCAACGAGCGCGTCGCCCTGCACCTGGTCGACCTGCCGGGCCAACTGGCCGTGGCCGAGGACAAGCTGCGCCAGGCGGGCCTGCGCGACCGTGCCAGCCTGCACCCGACCGACCTGCTCGACGAGGCCGCCACGCTGCCGGGCGACATGGACCTGGTGTGGATGAGCCAGTTCCTGAGCTGCTTTTCGGAAGCCGCGATTGCCAGCATCTTTGCGCGCGTGGCGGGCGCCCTGGGCCCGCGCGGCCAGGTGCTGGTGCTCGACACCTTCTGGGACCGCCAGCGCTACGACATCGCCGCCTACTGCCTGATCAATACCTCGCCTTACTTCAACGTCATGGCGAGCGGTAACAGCAAGGTCTACGAGAGCGCCGACTACATCCGGCTGGCCGAGGCCGCCGGCCTGAAGCTGGTGACCGCGCGCGACGGCATCGGCTACTGCCATTCGCTGCTGCGTTTCGAGAGGGCGCACTAA
- a CDS encoding SDR family oxidoreductase, whose protein sequence is MGIEVNYEGKIAMVTGASSGLGARFAKALAGAGAQVVLASRRVERLKELRAEIEADGGAAHVVRLDVTDLASIKSAIAHAETEAGPIDILVNNSGVSSTQRLLDVTEEDYNYIMDTNLRGAFFVAQQTAKRMIQRAKGDPRKQHRIVNIASVAGLRVLPQIGVYCMSKAGVVQMTKAMAVEWGRYGINVNAICPGYISTEMNEDYFDTEQGRKLIDMLPRKRTGRPEDLDGLLLLLAADEAHFINGAVITADDGMTAQ, encoded by the coding sequence GTGGGCATCGAAGTCAATTACGAAGGAAAAATCGCCATGGTCACCGGCGCGTCGAGCGGCCTGGGCGCGCGTTTCGCCAAGGCGCTGGCCGGCGCCGGGGCGCAGGTGGTGCTGGCCTCGCGCCGGGTCGAGCGGCTCAAGGAGCTGCGCGCCGAGATCGAGGCCGACGGCGGCGCCGCCCACGTGGTGCGCCTGGACGTGACCGACCTGGCCAGCATCAAGTCGGCCATCGCGCACGCCGAGACCGAGGCCGGTCCGATCGACATCCTGGTCAACAATTCGGGCGTGTCGAGCACCCAGCGCCTGCTGGACGTCACCGAAGAAGACTACAACTACATCATGGACACCAACCTGCGCGGCGCCTTTTTCGTGGCGCAGCAGACCGCCAAGCGCATGATCCAGCGCGCCAAGGGCGATCCGCGCAAGCAGCACCGCATCGTCAACATCGCCTCGGTGGCGGGCCTGCGCGTGCTGCCGCAGATCGGCGTGTACTGCATGAGCAAGGCCGGCGTGGTGCAGATGACCAAGGCGATGGCGGTGGAGTGGGGCCGCTACGGCATCAACGTGAACGCCATCTGCCCCGGCTACATCTCGACCGAAATGAACGAGGACTACTTCGACACCGAGCAGGGCCGCAAGCTGATCGACATGCTGCCCCGCAAGCGCACCGGCCGGCCGGAAGACCTCGACGGCCTGCTGCTGCTGCTGGCGGCGGACGAGGCCCATTTCATCAATGGCGCGGTCATCACGGCCGACGACGGCATGACGGCGCAGTAA
- a CDS encoding acyl carrier protein, whose translation MVSINDMNRDELFTWVADLLADMFELDRASLSPASNLYADLDIDSIDAVDLAVKLKQMTGKRLQPEVFKTIRTIGDVVDALAGLAEEQAA comes from the coding sequence ATGGTAAGCATCAACGACATGAACCGCGACGAACTGTTCACCTGGGTCGCCGACCTGCTGGCGGACATGTTCGAGCTCGACCGCGCGTCCCTGAGCCCGGCGTCCAACCTGTACGCCGACCTCGACATCGACAGCATCGACGCCGTCGACCTGGCCGTGAAGCTCAAGCAGATGACCGGCAAGCGCCTGCAGCCGGAGGTGTTCAAGACCATCCGCACCATCGGGGACGTGGTGGACGCGCTCGCCGGCCTGGCCGAAGAGCAGGCGGCCTGA
- a CDS encoding AMP-binding protein gives MPELFHRIATRSSEALAGWRDGVPVPHGALLARVRAWTALGQRTPASQVALYHEDSLEFAAGLLGAWLSGKTVWLGADALPATCAALGERVGAFWGAFPEGQAPLAGDDWQDQWTPPAPRFPALVVFTSGSTGAPLPIPKRLSQLTSEVAALELQFGPSLGAAAVVSTVSHQHIYGLLFRILWPLAQGRPLHAARHEFPESLAPALAERPCVLLASPAHLKRLPEHLDWRGAARQLRAVFSSGGMLKQDASSHAGALLGQAPIEVYGSSETGGVAWRRRPQGEAWQPLPGVRWRLAAGGLLEVQSDYAGPIGWQRLADRAEAASGGFLLRGRADRIVKIEEKRISLDAIEAALLGTSLASEARVVPLPAPGRQLLAAFVVPSAAGQAILGDEGRAALSARLRAQLGRSIEAVALPRRWRFLPRMPVNAQGKTTQAALLALLEERPRFPRVCLLEQAPARVLLELSVPADLLYFDGHFSVAPVLPGVVQVDWAIHYGREHFGLGAAFGGINALKFQQMIRPERPVRLELLHDAVKGQLHFRYFSDAGAHASGRILLT, from the coding sequence ATGCCTGAGCTGTTCCACCGAATCGCCACCCGTTCGTCCGAGGCCCTGGCAGGCTGGCGCGACGGCGTCCCCGTGCCGCACGGCGCCTTGCTCGCGCGCGTGCGCGCCTGGACCGCGCTCGGCCAGCGTACGCCAGCCAGCCAGGTGGCCCTGTACCACGAGGACAGCCTCGAATTCGCAGCCGGCCTGCTGGGCGCCTGGCTGTCGGGGAAGACCGTCTGGCTCGGCGCCGATGCGCTGCCGGCGACCTGTGCGGCACTGGGTGAGCGGGTCGGCGCCTTCTGGGGCGCTTTCCCCGAGGGCCAGGCCCCGCTTGCCGGCGACGACTGGCAGGACCAGTGGACGCCCCCCGCGCCCAGATTCCCGGCGCTGGTGGTGTTCACCTCGGGCAGCACCGGCGCGCCGCTGCCGATCCCGAAGCGGCTGTCGCAGCTGACCAGCGAGGTCGCCGCGCTGGAACTCCAGTTCGGGCCCAGCCTGGGCGCGGCCGCCGTCGTTTCGACCGTCTCGCACCAGCACATCTACGGCCTGCTGTTCCGCATCCTGTGGCCGCTGGCCCAGGGCCGCCCGCTGCACGCGGCGCGCCACGAATTCCCCGAAAGCCTGGCCCCCGCGCTGGCGGAGCGCCCCTGCGTGCTGCTGGCCAGTCCGGCCCACCTGAAGCGGCTGCCGGAACACCTCGACTGGCGCGGCGCCGCGCGCCAGCTGCGCGCCGTGTTCTCGTCCGGCGGCATGCTGAAACAGGACGCATCAAGCCATGCCGGCGCGCTGCTGGGACAGGCGCCGATCGAAGTCTACGGCAGCTCGGAAACCGGCGGCGTCGCCTGGCGCCGCCGCCCGCAAGGGGAAGCCTGGCAGCCGCTGCCCGGGGTGCGCTGGCGCCTCGCTGCCGGCGGCCTGCTCGAAGTGCAGTCGGACTATGCCGGCCCCATTGGCTGGCAGCGCCTGGCCGACCGCGCCGAAGCGGCCAGCGGCGGCTTCCTGCTGCGCGGACGCGCCGACCGCATCGTCAAGATCGAGGAAAAGCGCATCTCGCTCGACGCCATCGAAGCCGCGCTGCTGGGCACTAGCCTGGCCAGCGAAGCGCGGGTGGTGCCGCTGCCCGCGCCCGGACGCCAGTTGCTGGCCGCCTTCGTGGTGCCCAGCGCAGCAGGGCAGGCGATACTTGGCGACGAGGGGCGCGCCGCGCTCAGCGCACGCCTGCGCGCGCAGCTCGGCCGCAGCATCGAGGCGGTGGCGCTGCCGCGCCGCTGGCGCTTCCTGCCACGCATGCCGGTGAATGCACAGGGCAAGACCACCCAGGCGGCGCTGCTGGCCCTGCTGGAAGAGCGGCCGCGCTTCCCGCGGGTATGCCTGCTGGAGCAGGCGCCTGCGCGCGTGCTGCTGGAGCTGAGCGTTCCCGCGGACCTGCTGTACTTCGACGGCCACTTCAGCGTCGCCCCGGTACTGCCGGGCGTGGTGCAGGTGGACTGGGCGATCCATTATGGCCGCGAGCATTTCGGCCTCGGGGCCGCGTTCGGCGGCATCAATGCGCTCAAGTTCCAGCAGATGATCCGCCCGGAGCGCCCGGTGCGGCTCGAGCTGCTGCACGACGCGGTCAAGGGCCAGCTCCATTTCCGCTATTTCTCGGACGCCGGCGCCCACGCCAGCGGCCGCATCCTCCTGACCTAG
- a CDS encoding phosphopantetheine-binding protein encodes MLEQEVKALIIDVLQLEDLAPGDIDSDAPLFVEGLGLDSIDALEIGVALQKRYGITLAAESQETRRHFASVRALAAMIETNRKK; translated from the coding sequence ATGCTTGAACAAGAAGTGAAAGCACTGATCATCGACGTCCTGCAGCTCGAGGACCTCGCCCCCGGCGACATCGACAGCGACGCGCCGCTCTTCGTGGAGGGCCTGGGGCTCGATTCGATCGACGCCCTCGAGATCGGCGTGGCGCTGCAGAAGCGCTACGGCATCACCCTGGCGGCCGAATCCCAGGAAACCCGCCGCCATTTCGCCTCGGTGCGCGCACTGGCCGCGATGATTGAAACGAACCGAAAAAAGTAA
- a CDS encoding electron transfer flavoprotein-ubiquinone oxidoreductase, protein MTEPTNILEQYGPREAMEYDVVIVGGGPAGLSAAIRLKQLAAEKGQEVSVCVLEKGGELGAHILSGAVMDPIALNELIPDWKEKGAPLNTPVTEDQVLFLTEKKAIKTPHFMVPKMLTNHGNYVISLANVTRWLGQQAESLGVEIFPGFAAAEVLYNEDGSVKGVATGNMGVKRDGEPGADFQLGMELHAKYTLFAEGSRGHLGKALMAKYDLNKGKDPQTYGIGIKELWEIDPAKHKPGLVIHTAGWPLDNDTYGGSFLYHLENNQVAVGFVVGLAYQNPYLSPYEEFQRYKTHPAIRHYFEGGKRISYGARAITAGGLQSLPKTVFPGGALIGCDAGFLNTSRIKGSHAAIKTGMLAAESAFAALGEGRQHDELASYPAAFENSWLHEELHVARNFKPWMSKGLYLGTIMTGIDQMVFRGKAPWTLHHQHADHECLKPASQFQPIVYPKPDGKLTFDRLSSVFISNTNHAEDQPVHLTLKNPNIPVDVNLAKYAGPEQRYCPAGVYEFVKTDEGKDRLQINAQNCVHCKTCDIKDPTQNIVWVTPEGGGGPNYPNM, encoded by the coding sequence ATGACTGAGCCAACCAACATCCTCGAACAATACGGACCGCGTGAAGCCATGGAGTACGACGTGGTCATCGTCGGTGGCGGTCCTGCGGGCCTGTCGGCGGCGATCCGCCTCAAGCAGCTGGCGGCAGAAAAGGGACAAGAGGTCTCGGTCTGCGTGCTCGAGAAAGGCGGCGAGCTGGGCGCGCACATCCTGTCCGGCGCGGTGATGGACCCGATCGCCCTGAACGAACTGATCCCCGACTGGAAGGAAAAGGGCGCGCCCCTGAACACTCCGGTCACCGAGGACCAGGTGCTGTTCCTGACCGAGAAGAAGGCGATCAAGACGCCCCACTTCATGGTCCCGAAGATGCTGACCAACCACGGCAACTACGTGATTTCGCTGGCCAACGTGACGCGCTGGCTGGGCCAGCAGGCGGAAAGCCTGGGCGTGGAGATCTTCCCGGGCTTCGCGGCCGCCGAAGTGCTGTACAACGAGGACGGCTCGGTCAAGGGTGTCGCCACCGGCAACATGGGCGTCAAGCGCGACGGCGAGCCGGGCGCGGACTTCCAGCTCGGCATGGAGCTGCACGCCAAGTACACCCTGTTCGCGGAAGGCTCGCGCGGCCACCTCGGCAAGGCGCTGATGGCCAAGTATGACCTGAACAAGGGCAAGGACCCGCAGACCTACGGCATCGGCATCAAGGAGCTGTGGGAGATCGATCCCGCCAAGCACAAGCCGGGCCTGGTGATCCACACCGCCGGCTGGCCGCTCGACAACGACACCTATGGCGGCTCCTTCCTGTACCACCTCGAGAACAACCAGGTCGCGGTCGGCTTCGTGGTGGGCCTGGCCTACCAGAACCCCTACCTGTCGCCCTACGAGGAATTCCAGCGTTACAAGACGCACCCGGCGATCCGTCACTACTTCGAAGGCGGCAAGCGCATCTCCTACGGCGCGCGCGCCATCACCGCCGGCGGCCTGCAATCCCTGCCGAAGACCGTGTTCCCGGGCGGCGCCCTGATCGGCTGCGATGCCGGCTTCCTGAACACCAGCCGCATCAAGGGCAGCCACGCCGCGATCAAGACCGGCATGCTGGCCGCGGAAAGCGCCTTCGCCGCGCTGGGCGAAGGCCGCCAGCACGACGAGCTGGCGTCCTACCCGGCGGCGTTCGAGAACAGCTGGCTGCACGAGGAACTGCACGTCGCGCGCAACTTCAAGCCGTGGATGAGCAAGGGCCTGTACCTCGGCACCATCATGACCGGCATCGACCAGATGGTCTTCCGCGGCAAGGCGCCGTGGACCCTGCACCACCAGCACGCCGACCACGAATGCCTGAAACCGGCCTCGCAGTTCCAGCCGATCGTGTACCCGAAGCCGGACGGCAAGCTGACCTTTGACCGCCTGTCCTCGGTGTTCATCTCGAACACCAACCACGCCGAAGACCAGCCTGTCCACCTGACGCTGAAAAACCCGAACATCCCGGTCGACGTCAACCTGGCCAAGTATGCCGGGCCCGAACAGCGCTACTGCCCGGCCGGCGTGTACGAGTTCGTGAAGACCGACGAGGGCAAGGACCGCCTGCAGATCAACGCGCAGAACTGCGTGCATTGCAAGACCTGCGACATCAAGGACCCGACCCAGAACATCGTCTGGGTGACGCCGGAAGGCGGCGGCGGCCCGAACTACCCGAACATGTGA
- a CDS encoding beta-ketoacyl synthase chain length factor, translated as MFESEVVFSIARHAAWAPGLASPQRWTEWAREPWTLAPGEEPKVSAMPAMLRRRAGFLGRMALEVAYECLGEQRDVATVFCSRHGEVARAVELLGDLARGEPLSPTAFGLAVHNASAGLFSIARGDRANHVALAAGSSTIEHAVIEACGQLADGAPMVLLVACDTALPEALRQFEDCDEQPFAFAWAMVPAGAGPDTVRLRWHAQGIQPGAAPARMPGGLELLRFQHGGQARLVREAGGKRWTWSRHEG; from the coding sequence ATGTTCGAGTCAGAGGTCGTTTTTTCCATTGCGCGACATGCCGCTTGGGCGCCCGGCCTGGCAAGCCCGCAGCGCTGGACGGAGTGGGCGCGCGAACCCTGGACCCTCGCGCCTGGCGAAGAACCGAAAGTGAGCGCGATGCCGGCCATGCTGCGGCGCCGCGCCGGCTTCCTCGGCCGCATGGCGCTCGAAGTCGCCTACGAATGCCTGGGCGAGCAGCGTGACGTAGCGACCGTGTTCTGCTCGCGCCACGGCGAAGTGGCGCGCGCGGTGGAACTGCTCGGCGACCTCGCCCGCGGCGAACCGCTGTCCCCGACCGCCTTCGGCCTGGCCGTGCACAACGCCAGCGCGGGCCTGTTCTCGATCGCGCGCGGCGACCGCGCCAACCACGTGGCCTTGGCCGCCGGCAGTTCCACCATCGAACACGCGGTCATCGAGGCCTGCGGCCAGCTTGCCGACGGCGCCCCGATGGTGCTGCTGGTCGCCTGCGACACCGCGCTCCCCGAAGCCCTGCGCCAGTTCGAGGATTGCGACGAGCAGCCTTTCGCCTTTGCCTGGGCCATGGTGCCGGCCGGCGCCGGCCCGGATACGGTGCGCCTGCGCTGGCATGCCCAGGGCATTCAACCCGGCGCTGCGCCGGCGCGCATGCCCGGCGGGCTCGAGCTGCTGCGTTTCCAGCACGGCGGCCAGGCACGCCTGGTGCGCGAAGCCGGCGGCAAGCGCTGGACCTGGAGCCGCCATGAGGGCTAG